In one window of Plasmodium berghei ANKA genome assembly, chromosome: 14 DNA:
- a CDS encoding AP2 domain transcription factor AP2-G gives MISDIQNHSDDESKNNKPFLLFMINNNKEKLNIDMHNIKEKDKLNFNLNKTQENTSATNNNNNTNDKTIYESSVCNVKNVGHDIIPCIFMDEKENKVKNFKQDETYGMKYSKRINDDLQKSNLITMGDDKNSKFEKNDDYININNKISDHIKNNTNYSSNDSTSDSSHNNNMFYEDILSSPNSQMSVLNSNDSENCQLMDVNSTEIVQNLKNNIKINLKTFKKNNIYENSMNTGIQSDQLSINESTYKNCNIYNKDCTAINYIKNSSNYTDQNKNSQNSDEDKERGIHHKIDDNKKYTMSYVNRNKRNNIIIGDEKYINVDNRYNKIIEKQTDKMFIKNSVKINKSESNQTEIKNNDKDQGKCDVEIVDDIIKQHNNRFKNKKEIKSIKNKLVNKRKLTMEKIIKEIHKWEKVNYTYDRLKKWNISEKNRCINIYGNRVHIIRCLKNKYNNMNNYIIFNNSTHKMGNHAVLKQDNEKIENSIESKVGKFEQNHKQCNDNNKEKYIGEHKNTDVKSGIDNSSYIKKYITLKRIKERFLSCKTKCNNFDEGNKSRNIKNNKIHKKKGKAHKNKTNKNNLYTLFENKNDGYRNIVTTHKIGKEETKRDPQNTLIKNGHIGLVTNQLSNSSKKNEEPNNDKSINIIQENKKTQINVDEETKHNYSLNRTNCSNYDLKINNEHSGQNINNNNDNKNVLKCTISGYIGSKDKNILTNKAIDNQNELNMLQIKDDHSNNTKINQTDIMQDGHIKCKEGNIDEILYSSKNDFNTNLNILNENPKNVVIENSTQITSNQSKTNNKNSDQTSNHVNNENSKHIYQSNTNINIEDSLICANEINMKSLHNNNDQIEENRLSSNTNMLNYIISILGNGSHGFCDTFVNGNNYKKNSSYEITIGNNKSENDVSKNNECSDKVHTNLPLFGGINRYVTCPYNSQIVKTNQMMVQNEYPITTISKNMNNNMVILYNNKNNDNKSSNISMSLNSYCSHINKYHGHIMNYCNNNYYYSIFPNMLSNFYNNFYQFSPIITSNSDNYDYIANNDKNNIYSRKYNINDENNNINEINGLNIINSPNLLNIEINNDYKIGYINDENDNYFNPTYMNQFNAKLDHEKHLDSINKETNIDAIDDKSSKNEFENKRKIEDTNNDIIGNNDGTNNENGENDENNYKNNSLKENNNIEELDKNISIDHACNGNGSISIKNDLNNERIRNGIIEGNIKNVECHNGELIKLNKIYNNNGHEYEYINNRKSDEFYKNEGNNNCEIVSNDGKNEICSSSQNAKQKRHNILESNISNFIEGETYTENKNSANFMNNYDGILGDNNTNNNIIDDVNIRDIDKENDNSNNFNGSKNSSNVNNNIYENNNSENIISTHQNHGNLNGHSNFPFSYMNQETTNINNIKFENNDINLNTDLLDNSNNIAYDNNNNNIQKDSQHNMCYPLLNNVLHNYSDNNHYYNTQLLFGKYETNFENINKNYKINNGYINHYHQLENGDMMNVGLDNSSSNYCNNESNENSNNHSSTYCDGYCNGEYENCNNSGMVCILENNQNNNLSGSEDIQNVNINFNGLNMPFNNAYMENTQNNNNLNYFNNGNNCNIYELNSNFQNMSDDNNNINIDIYNNCNSGKIENCNNYDNSTTYIYTNTISAPVDTNNDNYENFLWNISKVCNNVGNLCYTFISNTNPFAQGMSNNLENSLEKMNNFGNVYTCLENMNNEENFKNTENGGHLENKKKSQNANNKSISTGIHNDDHINSSNEAFGSENGNSYNNNVKDNIMINNNPTSENTKNNITDIINENKHYGCSWNSFDYPIKAEIDETHLINIYNNLYENQQINMIDDSNIAKNIYSNDAIYAYLNTTNYLDALNNFNNSMKFCFINNKLNNINYENNNYENNYCVKDISDKSNNSNTEGITINNICDDQMDQNNNNSNNIPKQRVLNSSIGEHFNSSFEAYSSRLSKENYEVNCYQSSSYSGNNSNASHNYDVCVNGQRKAGKNTKTVNRTKMKKTNCKPGRVVNKTKINQNKKNLGKSNKIAPTNHSRFNMNCCKKEKNGTEGNENNCLNWNDCNKTGANCRMITTRNQIKNSNSSVININREEHDDENNSAINLINNKRGRRQKIMKRDNMDKRGKRCKKEKKKNIVKEGELKLTYKERRYNKKQEMKRKKYETQKSLLSNLDDNIKEMVDEIVKTSFLLPEKGLKGRYALDYNHPIHSVWKDSTRGHCSWRCRWWENGRRLSKNFNVKRFGNECALRLAVAMKLHKSTPKEQEHLLKQQREFLKLCYKNRWINNEEKCIDNNNDNNIKNGVETSPENTVNKNIDNKSNDAHTNSSDDETSDKCNKNSVLHDECSSE, from the coding sequence atgatcTCTGATATTCAAAACCACTCAGATGATGagtcaaaaaataataaacctTTCTTATTGtttatgataaataataataaggaAAAGTTGAATATCGACATGCATAACATAAAGGAAAAGGACAAACTTAATTTTAACTTAAATAAAACACAGGAAAATACGAGTGCCACTAACAACAACAATAATACCAATGATAAGACAATTTATGAAAGTAGTGTGTGcaatgtaaaaaatgtagGACATGATATTATTCCTTGTATTTTTATggatgaaaaagaaaacaaagtaaaaaatttcAAACAAGATGAAACATATGGTATGAAATATTCTAAACGTATTAACGACGATTTACAAAAAAGTAATTTAATTACTATGGGCGACgataaaaattcaaaattcgaaaaaaatgatgattatatcaatataaacaataaaatttctgatcatattaaaaataatactaatTATAGCAGTAATGATAGTACAAGCGACAGTAgccataataataatatgttttatgaAGATATATTAAGCTCACCAAATAGTCAAATGTCAGTTTTAAACTCAAATGATTCAGAAAATTGTCAATTGATGGATGTTAATTCGACTGAAATAgttcaaaatttaaaaaataacataaagATCAATTTAAAGActtttaagaaaaataatatttatgaaaattctATGAATACAGGAATTCAAAGTGATCAATTGTCTATAAATGAAAGTACATATAAAAACtgtaacatatataataaggATTGTACAGCcataaattatatcaaaaatagTAGTAATTACACtgatcaaaataaaaactcCCAAAATAGTGATGAAGATAAAGAAAGGGGAATACATCATAAAATTGATGATAATAAGAAATATACAATGAGTTATGtaaatagaaataaaagaaataatataattattggtgatgaaaaatatataaatgtagacaatagatataataaaataatagaaaaacaAACAGATAAAATgttcattaaaaatagtgtaaaaattaacaaatcAGAAAGCAATCAAactgaaattaaaaataatgataaagatCAGGGAAAATGCGATGTGGAAATAGTTGATGATATAATTAAACaacataataatagatttaaaaataaaaaggaaatcaaaagtataaaaaataaacttgtaaataaaaggaaattaacaatggaaaaaattataaaggAAATACACAAATGGGAAAAAGTTAATTATACATATGAtcgattaaaaaaatggaatatctctgaaaaaaataggTGCATCAATATTTACGGGAATCGTGTGCATATTATTAGAtgtttgaaaaataaatataataatatgaacaattatattatttttaacaattcTACACACAAGATGGGAAATCATGCTGTTCTTAAACaagataatgaaaaaattgaaaattcAATAGAAAGCAAAGTTGGGAAATTCGAACAAAATCATAAACAAtgtaatgataataataaagaaaaatatattggtGAACATAAAAATACCGATGTTAAAAGTGGAATTGACAATTCAagttatattaaaaaatatataacgcTAAAAAGAATTAAGGAACGCTTTCTGAGTTGTAAAACGAAATGTAATAATTTCGATGAAGGTAATAAAAgtagaaatataaaaaacaacaaAATACACAAGAAAAAAGGTAAAGCACATAAGAATAAGacgaataaaaataatttatacacactttttgaaaataaaaatgatggaTATAGAAATATTGTAACAACTCACAAAATAGGGAAAGAAGAAACTAAAAGGGATCCACAAAAtacattaataaaaaatggacATATTGGATTAGTAACAAACCAGTTAAGTAATtcaagtaaaaaaaatgaagaaccAAATAATGACaaaagtataaatattatacaagaaaataaaaagacaCAAATTAATGTGGATGAAGAAACTAAACATAATTACTCATTAAACAGAACTAATTGTAGCAAttatgatttaaaaatCAATAACGAACATAGTGgtcaaaatataaataataataatgataataaaaatgttttgaAATGTACGATAAGCGGTTATATAGGTAGTAaagacaaaaatatattaacaaataaagCCATAGACAAtcaaaatgaattaaatatgCTTCAAATAAAAGACGACCACTCAAATAATACAAAGATAAACCAAACTGATATAATGCAAGATGGGCATATTAAATGTAAGGAGGGAAATATTGatgaaattttatatagttctaaaaatgattttaatacgaatttaaatattttaaatgaaaatccAAAAAATGTTGTTATAGAAAATAGTACTCAAATTACAAGTAATCAAAGTAagacaaataataaaaatagtgatCAAACATCTAACCATGTTAATAATGAAAACtctaaacatatatatcaatcaaatactaatataaacattgaagattcattaatatgtgcaaatgaaataaatatgaaaagtTTACATAATAACAATGATCAAATTGAAGAAAATCGATTGTCAAGCAATACAAATATGTTAAACTATATTATAAGTATATTAGGGAATGGTAGTCATGGATTTTGTGATACATTTGTAAATGGTAAcaactataaaaaaaatagttctTATGAAATTACAATtggtaataataaatcagAAAATGATGtatctaaaaataatgaatgcTCAGATAAAGTACATACCAATTTACCTTTGTTCGGTGGTATAAATAGATATGTTACATGTCCTTACAATAGTCAAATAGTAAAAACAAACCAAATGATGGTACAAAATGAATATCCTATAACTACTATCTccaaaaatatgaataacaATATggttatattatataataataaaaataatgacaaTAAAAGTAGTAACATTAGTATGAGTTTGAATAGTTATTGTAGtcacataaataaatatcatgggcatattatgaattattgtaataataattattattatagcATATTTCCGAATATGTTAtctaatttttataacaatttttatcaatttaGTCCAATTATTACATCAAATAGCGATAATTATGATTACATTgcaaataatgataaaaataatatatatagtagaaaatataatataaatgatgaaaataataatattaatgaaataaatggtttgaatataattaattcaccaaatttattaaatatagaaattaataatgattATAAAATAGGCTATATTAATGacgaaaatgataattattttaaccCAACATATATGAATCAATTCAATGCAAAATTAGATCATGAAAAACATTTGGACAGCATAAATAAAGAGACAAATATAGATGCAATTGACGATAAAAGCTCAAAAAATGAGTTCGaaaataaaaggaaaattGAAGATACAAACAATGATATAATAGGAAATAATGATGGGacaaataatgaaaatggtgaaaatgatgaaaataattataaaaataactccctaaaagaaaataataatatcgAAGAATTAGATAAAAACATTAGCATCGATCATGCATGTAATGGAAATGGTTCAATAAGcattaaaaatgatttaaataatgaaagaATAAGGAATGGAATTATCGAAgggaatataaaaaatgtagaaTGTCATAACGgagaattaataaaattaaataaaatttataacaACAACGGCCAtgaatatgaatatattaataatagaaaGTCTgatgaattttataaaaatgagggaaataataattgtgAAATAGTTTCAAACGATgggaaaaatgaaatatgcTCAAGTTCACAAAATGCAAAACAAAAAcgtcataatattttggaATCAAACATTAGTAATTTTATAGAAGGCGAAACATAtacagaaaataaaaatagcgCCAATTTCATGAATAATTATGATGGAATATTAGGAGACAATAacacaaataataatattattgatGATGTAAATATAAGAGACAtagataaagaaaatgacaatagtaataattttaatggTTCTAAAAATTCTAgtaatgtaaataataatatatatgaaaacaataattctgaaaatattatttctacACATCAAAACCATGGAAACTTGAATGGACATAGcaattttccattttcatatatgaATCAAGAAACtactaatataaataatattaaatttgaaaataatgatataaacTTAAATACTGATTTGTTAgataattcaaataatattgcttatgacaataataataataatattcaaaaGGATAGCCAACATAATATGTGCTACCCGCTTCTAAATAATGTTCTTCATAATTATAGTGATAATAaccattattataatactcaattattattcggaaaatatgaaactaattttgaaaatataaataaaaattataaaataaataacgGATATATAAACCATTATCATCAATTGGAAAATGGAGATATGATGAATGTTGGATTAGATAACAGTTCTAGCAACTATTGCAATAATGAATCCAAtgaaaattcaaataacCATTCAAGCACTTATTGTGATGGATATTGTAATGGGGAATATGAAAATTGCAATAATTCTGGTATGGTTTGTATTTTGgaaaataatcaaaataataatttaagcGGTTCTGAAGATATTCaaaatgttaatataaattttaatggATTAAATATGCCATTtaataatgcatatatggaaaatacacaaaataataataacttaaattattttaataatggtaataattgtaatatttatgaattaaattctaattttcaaaatatgtctgatgataataataatataaacattgatatttataataattgcAACTCTGGAAAAATAGAGAATTGTAACAATTATGACAATAGTACtacctatatatatacaaatactATTTCCGCTCCTGTCGACacaaataatgataattatgaaaattttttatggaATATTTCTAAAGTATGCAATAATGTAGGGAATCTATGTTACACCTTCATTAGTAACACTAATCCATTTGCCCAAGGGATGAGtaataatttagaaaatagtttagaaaaaatgaacaattTTGGGAATGTATATACTTGCTtggaaaatatgaataatgaagaaaattttaaaaatacagaAAATGGTGGGcatttagaaaataaaaaaaaaagtcaGAATGCAAATAACAAATCAATTTCAACTGGAATTCATAATGATGATCATATTAATTCTAGTAATGAGGCATTTGGTAGTGAAAATGgaaattcatataataataatgtaaaagacaatattatgataaataataatccaACATCAGAAAATaccaaaaataatattactgatattataaatgaaaacaaaCATTATGGTTGCAGTTGGAATAGTTTTGACTACCCAATTAAGGCAGAAATTGATGAAACACATTTGATCaacatttataataatttatatgaaaatcAGCAAATTAATATGATTGATGATTCCAATATagctaaaaatatatattcgaATGATGCTATTTATGCTTATTTAAATACAACAAATTACTTGGATgcattaaataattttaataactctatgaaattttgttttataaataataagctcaataatataaattacgaaaacaataattatgaaaataattattgtGTTAAAGACATTTCCGACAAATCAAATAATAGTAACACGGAAGGTATTACCATAAACAACATATGTGATGATCAGATggatcaaaataataataactcCAATAACATTCCAAAACAGAGGGTACTCAATAGTAGCATCGGTGAACATTTTAACTCATCCTTTGAGGCATATTCTAGTAGACTTTCTAAGGAAAATTATGAAGTAAATTGCTATCAAAGTAGTAGTTATAGTGGTAACAATAGCAATGCCTCTCATAATTATGACGTATGTGTTAACGGCCAAAGAAAAGCCGGTAAAAACACCAAAACTGTAAACCGgacaaaaatgaaaaaaacaaattgtAAGCCTGGACGAGTTGTGAATAAGactaaaataaatcaaaataaaaagaactTAGGAAAATCCAATAAAATTGCCCCCACAAATCATTCACGTTTTAATATGAATTGCTGcaaaaaagagaaaaatgGAACCGAAGGAAATGAAAACAATTGTTTAAATTGGAATGACTGCAATAAAACTGGTGCCAATTGTAGAATGATAACAACTAggaatcaaataaaaaatagtaattcCAGCGTAATCAATATTAATCGAGAAGAACATGacgatgaaaataatagcgcaattaatttgataaataataaaagaggAAGAAggcaaaaaattatgaaaagaGATAATATGGATAAAAGGGGAAAAAGAtgtaaaaaagaaaagaaaaaaaatattgtcaAAGAAGGAGAACTAAAATTAACATATAAAGAGCGTCGCTATAACAAGAAACAAGAAATGAagaggaaaaaatatgaaacgCAAAAATCATTGTTATCAAATTTagatgataatataaaagaaatggTTGATGAAATTGTTAAAACTTCTTTTTTACTACCAGAAAAGGGTTTGAAAGGCAGATATGCATTAGACTATAATCATCCTATTCATAGTGTTTGGAAAGATTCAACGAGAGGACATTGTTCATGGAGATGTAGATGGTGGGAAAATGGAAGGAGATTAagtaaaaattttaatgtGAAAAGATTTGGTAATGAATGCGCTTTACGATTAGCCGTTGCAATGAAATTACACAAAAGTACTCCTAAAGAACAAGAACATTTATTAAAGCAACAACGAGAGTTTCTAAAGTTATGCTATAAAAATAGGTGgataaataatgaagaaaaatgtatagataataacaatgataataatattaaaaatggcGTTGAAACTAGTCCCGAGAATactgttaataaaaatattgataataaatCTAATGATGCACACACAAATAGCAGCGATGACGAAACTAGCGATAAATGCAATAAGAACAGCGTGCTACATGATGAGTGTAGTAGCGAATAA
- a CDS encoding endoplasmin, putative, with protein MKIKTKYTYAFFVFLIVLNLLSKNNNVLCHDDQSKVDGENGSGPKGYVKRDVDMISEIDENEKPTSGIENHQYQSEVTRLLDIIINSLYTQKDVFMRELISNAADALEKIRFLSLSDESILKDEKKLEIRISANKDKNILSITDTGVGMTKDDLINNLGTIAKSGTSNFLETISKSGGDMSLIGQFGVGFYSAFLVADKVIVYTKNNNDEQYIWESTADAKFSIYKDPRGATLKRGTRISLHLKEDATNLLNDKKLTDLIAKYSQFIQFPIYLLYENVYTEEVLADIAKEMENDPNYDSVKVEESDDPNKKTRTVEKRVKQWKLMNEQKPIWLRPPKELSEDDYKNFYSVLTGYNDAPLYQIHFFAEGEIEFKCLIYIPARAPSINEQMFSKQNSIKLYVRRVLVADQFVDFMPKYMSYVKGIVDSDDLPLNVSREQLQQNKILKAISKRIVRKILDTFRKLYLDGKKNKDSLREQLEKETDDDKKKEIQKKLNEPSVYKSIYKEYRKFFKSGCYEDDINRSKIVKLLLFKTMLHPKSISLDTYVENMKPDQKFIYYASGESYEYLSKIPQLQIFKKKNIDVLFLTESVDESCIQRVEDYDGKKFKSIQKGEITFDLTEEEKKREEKVKKMYTALIDVISDTLRNKIFKVEISRRLVDAPCAVVSTEWGLSGQMEKLMKININNNDQVKAMSGQKILEINPDHPIMIDLLKRSVENPKDPELVESIKVIYQSAKLASGFDLEDTSDLAQIVYDHINQTLGVDNTLKIDDLDPAIFETKKIDDQNVEEINIDDAIKKGDSNSESKNDEL; from the coding sequence atgaaaataaaaactaaATACACGTACgcattttttgtttttttgattgtattaaatttgttgtcaaaaaacaataatgtATTATGCCATGATGATCAATCAAAAGTAGATGGAGAAAATGGAAGTGGTCCTAAAGGATATGTAAAAAGAGATGTTGATATGATAAGCGAaattgatgaaaatgaaaaaccAACATCAGGCATAGAAAATCACCAATACCAATCAGAGGTTACAAGATTATTggatattataattaattcattatatacTCAAAAAGATGTATTTATGAGAGAATTAATATCAAATGCTGCTGATGCATTAGAAAAAATTcgatttttatcattatcagatgaaagtatattaaaagatGAAAAGAAATTAGAGATAAGAATATCAGctaataaagataaaaacatattgtCTATTACTGATACTGGTGTAGGTATGACTAAAGATGATttgataaataatttaggTACAATTGCAAAATCTGGTacttcaaattttttagaaaCCATTTCTAAAAGTGGAGGTGATATGAGTTTAATTGGGCAATTTGGTGTTGGATTTTATTCTGCATTTTTAGTTGCTGATAAAGTTATAGTATATactaaaaataacaatgatgaacaatatatatgggAATCGACTGCAGATGCCaaattttctatttataAGGACCCCAGAGGTGCAACTTTAAAAAGAGGTACAAGAATATCATTACACTTAAAAGAAGATGCTACCAACttattaaatgataaaaaactAACTGATTTAATAGCTAAATATAGCCAATTTATACAATTcccaatatatttattatatgaaaatgtatatactGAAGAAGTACTTGCAGATATAGCTAAAGAGATGGAAAATGATCCAAATTATGATAGTGTAAAGGTTGAGGAATCTGATGAcccaaataaaaaaacaagaaCTGTCGAAAAAAGAGTAAAACAATGGAAATTAATGAATGAACAAAAACCAATTTGGCTTAGACCACCTAAAGAATTATCAGAAGATGATTATAAAAACTTTTACTCTGTATTAACAGGTTACAATGATGCACCATTATAtcaaattcatttttttgcaGAAGGTGAAATAGAATTTAAATGCTTAATTTATATACCTGCTAGAGCTCCATCGATTAATGAACAAATGTTTAGTAAACAAAATTcgataaaattatatgtaaGAAGAGTTTTGGTAGCAGATCAATTTGTTGATTTTATGCCAAAATATATGAGTTATGTTAAGGGTATAGTAGATAGTGATGATTTACCACTTAATGTTTCAAGAGAACAATTacaacaaaataaaatattaaaagcTATTTCTAAAAGAATTGTTAGAAAAATTTTAGATACATTCcgtaaattatatttagatgggaaaaaaaataaagattcATTAAGAGAACAATTAGAAAAGGAAACTGATGacgataaaaaaaaagaaatccaaaaaaaattaaacgAACCAAGTGTATATAAATCAATTTATAAAGAGTatagaaaattttttaaaagtgGATGTTATGAAGATGATATTAATAGATCCAAAATTGTTAaattacttttatttaaaactaTGCTTCACCCCAAAAGTATTTCTTTAGATACTTATgttgaaaatatgaaacCCGATCAAAAATTTATCTATTATGCATCTGGTGAAtcatatgaatatttatcCAAAATTCCACAATtgcaaatttttaaaaaaaaaaatatagacgTTTTATTCTTAACTGAATCAGTAGATGAATCTTGTATACAAAGAGTTGAAGATTATGATGGAAAGAAATTCAAATCTATTCAAAAAGGTGAAATTACATTCGATTTAAcagaagaagaaaaaaaaagagaagaaaaagttaaaaaaatgtatacaGCATTAATAGATGTTATATCAGATACATTaagaaacaaaatatttaaagtTGAAATTTCAAGAAGATTAGTTGATGCACCATGTGCTGTTGTATCAACAGAATGGGGTTTATCTGGACAAAtggaaaaattaatgaaaataaatattaataacaaTGATCAAGTTAAAGCAATGTCAGGACAAAAAATTTTAGAAATTAACCCAGACCATCCAATTATGATcgatttattaaaaagatCTGTAGAAAATCCAAAAGACCCAGAATTAGTAGAAAGTATTAAAGTTATTTATCAGTCAGCAAAATTGGCATCTGGGTTTGATTTAGAAGATACATCAGACTTAGCTCAAATTGTATATGATCATATTAATCAAACATTAGGAGTAGATAATACCTTAAAAATTGATGATTTGGATCCAGCCATTTTtgaaactaaaaaaatcgaTGATCAGAATgttgaagaaataaatattgatgatgcaataaaaaaaggtgATTCAAATTCTGaatcaaaaaatgatgaattaTAA
- a CDS encoding diphthine--ammonia ligase, putative, with product MNVVGLISGGKDSIYNLVCCFKDGHNIIALAHLIPYKSQNETDSFMYQSVGFELIPSISECMEKPLIQHQIKRKPISLEMNYVYDSNDEVEDLYELLLEVKTKFPNINAVSCGAIKSNYQKKRLEHVCERLNLQILAYLWERDQKELLQNMINDGIDAIIVKIAAYGLKKEHIGKSIKEMYTYLEEMSNKYGLNICGEGGEYETCTLDCLLFKKKIVIDEYEVIQHTYDSICPVFIFKPLKWKIHTK from the exons atgaatgtCGTGGGATTAATATCAGGGGGGAAAGACAGTATATACAACTTGGTTTGTTGTTTTAAAGATGGTCATAATATTATTGCTTTAGCGCATCTTATTCCTTATAAGAGTCAAA aTGAAACCGACAGTTTTATGTATCAAAGTGTGGGGTTTGAACTCATTCCATCAATTTCTGAGTGCATGGAAAAACCTTTAATACAACACCAAATCAAAA gAAAACCCATAAGCCTTGAAATGAATTATGTATATGATTCCAACGACGAAGTCGAAgatttatatgaattattGCTCGAGGTCAAG ACAAAATTTCCAAATATTAACGCAGTTTCGTGTGGAGCCATTAAATcaaattatcaaaaaaaaagattaGAACATGT TTGTGAGAGGTTAAACTTGCAAATTTTAGCGTATTTATGGGAACGAGACCAA AAAGAATTGTTGCAAAATATGATCAATGATGGCATTGATGCaataattgtaaaaattgCAGCATATG gCTTGAAAAAGGAACACATTGGGAAATCGATAAAAGAAATGTATACTTATTTAGAAGAAATGAGTAATAAATATGGCTTAAACATTTGTGGGGAGGGTGGGGAATATGAGACATGTACTCTTGATtgcttattatttaaaaaaaaaatcgtaATAGACGAATATGAAGTGATTCAACATACATATGATTCAATATGCCccgtttttatatttaagcCATTGAAGTGGAAAATTcacacaaaataa